A portion of the Veillonellales bacterium genome contains these proteins:
- a CDS encoding AAA domain-containing protein produces the protein MDTKEKVISMFKFIRAFDTLKIKNVRNIITQPWVCFFKDIPQDGKYIKINYRDRVAEDNDNGDAVANDIVLSVQKPEFLPCPKPDEIFSEWLYPGWELFSKPVIVRDTLEVEAPKTEKGSLKNGAQENDLKHDIETEHVVKEQITLTNTVSSTIENDIQDGNIERFSDDIVRVHAYETWVKNRDAWVDKQKFIDRIRKFFIRLYQMHLSLKNDSESFELMVGNGLLRDKIAMDVNHPVLAKRLKTSFDSASNTIYLHDTNAEAELYSMLLSSIDDINYSAVKQYKEELFEKDYHPLDRNDAYDFLKNFVHSLCPESKFLAIGDKLPENTADRLSISIDPVFFVRKKISGAVQSIDKIIENIEKTGEFPAALGDIVSGGIVDTVAEKEPPTLPEQLAAVGGEDSSILLAKEANKEQLEIAQRIEDYNAVVVQGPPGTGKTHTIANLMGHFLAQGKSVLVTSHTQKALSVLKEKVPEALQDLCVSVLDDSNSDMERSIDGISDHLSRYNSNSLKEKMVSAQRVREEIIHKLGDIRKKIYNIKYKEFMPISYSGESISPSMAAKFVYENAEKLAYIPGCVQLYHPLPLTFEELASLYRSNEGITAKEEEELAWNLPNPAGLISPDDFRQTVCTLHTSYGNMQHLAENLHASLEINESVGVLCLNMGTRSISVQTSEHSSIQALLDYLESFAQVDKWMFYAAVDGKRGTGYRNRWQTLTSCIKDTNDYADGLVEEQFGKHITFSPNCDFTQIKDILINMHDIFEKSGKISKLKRFFNKQFDLVDELVDVNGENVASADDCSLVLHQIHLLQMRNQCGQYWDELLGKHDMSNFDSLDTETPEKIAQNMLPIIERCLDWYENEYEKLISLIEDIGIESNNIFYRDPLDSEIVSTQKILSTIDTSLPVVAKICNSFFDFCTSRKKLAEISSQLGRNSLAGSKMCAVLQKAIAELDVEAYFAAFQELSRLYDKYELQNKRKALLEKLYGVAPEWANAIRKREGIYGKNMVPENIGSAWRWKQFAGIIGEMTATSFEELQNQSVVLSRSYREQTAKLAEYSAWYHLLKKSEQDLDMRHALQGWKLTTRKIGRGTGKNAPALKAEARKLMAKCQTAVPAWIMTVNRVLESLVPGQNEFDVVIVDEASQSDISALAVIYMAKKVIIVGDDKQVSPLAVGTDQDKMNALSAMYIKNIIPNWHLYNTKTSLYDIASTTFQPLMLKEHFRCMPEIIGFSNRLSYDYNIKPLRDASDSKLLPSVVAYRTNGARVKKINLKEAQTVVALLLACLEMPEYDEKTIGVISLLGDEQAKLIQNMLIEKLNPSVLEERRILCGNASNFQGDERDVIFLTLVDSNDSDGPLRKFSEGPDGANKKRYNVAASRARDQMWVVHSLDPSKDLQSGDLRKELLDYVANPATFSEVATEIEAHAESPFEEVVGKTLVAKGYNIIQQWQVGAYRIDMVVVDGNKKIAIECDGEKYHSGEEKIREDMERQTILERLGWRFIRIRGSEYYRNPEETMQRVFAKIDSFDIKPTGLCVEAIERDTGLLAQVKIKAAALMDSWEEENSSEVLGDMP, from the coding sequence ATTGTTTTATCTGTTCAAAAGCCAGAGTTCTTACCCTGTCCTAAGCCGGATGAAATTTTTTCTGAATGGCTGTATCCAGGGTGGGAGCTGTTTTCAAAGCCTGTTATAGTGAGAGATACGCTTGAGGTTGAAGCACCGAAGACGGAAAAAGGGTCATTGAAAAATGGTGCACAAGAAAATGATTTAAAGCATGACATAGAGACGGAGCATGTAGTAAAAGAGCAGATAACTCTAACAAATACAGTTAGCAGTACGATAGAAAATGATATACAAGATGGCAATATAGAGCGCTTTTCTGATGATATCGTTCGTGTTCATGCGTATGAAACCTGGGTTAAAAATCGGGATGCGTGGGTAGACAAACAGAAATTTATTGATCGTATTCGTAAATTTTTTATTCGTCTTTATCAAATGCATCTGAGTTTGAAAAATGATTCAGAGTCTTTTGAGTTGATGGTGGGTAATGGTTTATTGCGTGATAAGATAGCAATGGATGTGAATCATCCTGTATTGGCTAAACGCTTAAAAACTAGCTTTGATTCCGCTAGTAATACCATTTATCTTCATGACACAAATGCAGAGGCAGAGTTATATTCGATGCTTCTTAGTAGTATTGATGATATAAATTATTCGGCAGTAAAGCAGTACAAAGAGGAATTATTTGAGAAAGACTATCATCCATTAGATAGAAATGATGCATATGATTTTTTAAAGAATTTTGTACATAGTTTATGTCCAGAAAGTAAGTTTCTTGCTATAGGCGATAAATTACCGGAAAATACAGCAGATCGGTTATCTATATCAATCGATCCAGTATTTTTTGTTCGTAAAAAGATTAGTGGAGCTGTTCAGTCAATTGATAAAATCATTGAAAACATAGAAAAAACAGGAGAGTTTCCGGCGGCACTAGGGGATATTGTAAGTGGCGGTATAGTGGATACAGTTGCAGAGAAGGAACCGCCAACACTTCCAGAGCAATTAGCTGCTGTTGGTGGTGAAGATTCGTCTATTTTGCTGGCTAAAGAGGCAAATAAAGAACAATTGGAGATTGCACAGCGCATTGAAGATTATAATGCAGTTGTTGTTCAAGGGCCACCGGGAACCGGTAAAACACATACGATCGCAAATTTAATGGGGCATTTTCTGGCACAGGGAAAGAGTGTTTTGGTTACAAGCCATACACAAAAGGCTTTGTCTGTTTTGAAGGAAAAAGTTCCGGAAGCCCTGCAGGATCTTTGTGTTTCTGTGCTAGATGATTCTAATTCAGATATGGAACGTTCTATTGATGGTATTAGTGATCATCTTTCACGTTATAATTCTAATTCATTGAAAGAGAAAATGGTTTCTGCACAACGGGTACGTGAAGAGATTATTCATAAATTGGGGGATATACGAAAAAAAATATACAATATCAAGTATAAGGAATTTATGCCTATTTCCTATAGTGGTGAAAGTATTTCACCATCAATGGCTGCAAAGTTTGTTTATGAAAATGCAGAAAAACTAGCATATATTCCGGGCTGTGTCCAGCTTTATCATCCACTCCCTTTGACTTTTGAAGAATTAGCTTCTTTGTATCGCAGTAATGAAGGAATTACGGCAAAGGAAGAAGAGGAATTGGCATGGAATCTGCCTAATCCCGCTGGTTTGATTTCGCCGGATGATTTTAGACAAACAGTCTGTACTCTGCATACAAGTTATGGAAATATGCAGCATTTGGCTGAAAACCTACATGCTTCTTTGGAAATCAACGAATCAGTTGGCGTGCTTTGTCTGAACATGGGAACCCGTTCTATTTCGGTTCAGACTTCAGAACATTCTTCAATACAGGCATTACTGGATTATCTGGAATCTTTTGCACAGGTTGATAAATGGATGTTTTATGCAGCTGTTGATGGAAAACGGGGAACTGGCTATAGGAATAGATGGCAGACTTTGACTTCCTGCATAAAAGATACGAATGATTATGCCGACGGGTTGGTTGAGGAGCAATTTGGTAAGCATATTACTTTTTCACCGAATTGTGATTTTACACAGATCAAAGATATTCTTATTAATATGCACGATATTTTTGAGAAAAGTGGTAAGATATCTAAACTGAAGCGCTTTTTTAATAAGCAATTTGATTTAGTTGACGAACTTGTTGATGTCAATGGAGAGAATGTTGCCTCTGCTGATGACTGTAGTTTAGTTTTACATCAAATTCATTTGCTGCAGATGCGTAATCAATGCGGGCAATATTGGGATGAACTGTTAGGTAAACATGATATGTCCAACTTTGATTCTTTGGATACTGAAACACCGGAGAAGATTGCTCAAAATATGTTGCCGATTATTGAACGCTGTTTAGATTGGTATGAAAATGAATACGAGAAACTTATATCGTTGATTGAGGATATAGGAATAGAGAGTAATAATATTTTTTACCGAGATCCATTGGATTCAGAAATAGTTTCTACGCAGAAAATTTTGTCGACCATAGATACTTCCCTGCCTGTAGTAGCAAAAATATGCAATAGTTTCTTTGATTTTTGTACATCACGTAAAAAACTGGCTGAGATTAGTAGTCAGTTAGGAAGAAATTCATTAGCAGGTTCAAAAATGTGTGCTGTACTGCAAAAGGCTATAGCAGAACTTGATGTGGAGGCGTATTTTGCTGCATTTCAGGAATTATCCAGACTTTATGATAAGTACGAATTACAGAATAAACGGAAGGCATTACTGGAAAAGTTGTATGGTGTAGCTCCTGAATGGGCAAATGCAATTCGCAAACGCGAGGGTATATATGGTAAAAATATGGTTCCAGAGAATATAGGAAGCGCATGGAGATGGAAACAGTTTGCAGGGATAATTGGCGAAATGACAGCTACATCTTTTGAGGAATTACAAAATCAAAGTGTTGTTTTAAGCAGAAGCTATCGGGAACAAACTGCGAAACTTGCTGAATATAGTGCGTGGTATCATCTCTTGAAGAAGTCTGAACAGGATTTAGACATGCGTCATGCATTACAGGGATGGAAACTTACTACGCGTAAGATTGGACGCGGTACGGGTAAAAACGCACCGGCATTGAAGGCAGAAGCTAGAAAACTGATGGCTAAGTGCCAGACAGCTGTACCGGCATGGATTATGACAGTGAATCGTGTTTTAGAAAGCCTTGTTCCGGGTCAAAATGAATTTGATGTTGTTATTGTGGATGAGGCAAGTCAGTCTGATATTTCTGCGTTAGCAGTTATCTATATGGCGAAGAAGGTTATTATCGTGGGTGATGATAAGCAGGTCAGTCCGCTTGCAGTTGGTACGGATCAGGATAAGATGAATGCTCTTTCGGCGATGTATATAAAAAATATCATCCCTAATTGGCATCTTTATAATACAAAGACGTCTCTGTATGATATTGCAAGCACTACTTTTCAGCCATTAATGTTAAAAGAACATTTTCGATGTATGCCTGAAATCATAGGGTTTAGCAATCGACTTTCTTATGATTACAATATTAAGCCATTACGCGATGCGAGTGACAGTAAATTGTTGCCATCGGTCGTAGCGTATCGTACGAATGGCGCGCGGGTAAAAAAGATAAATTTGAAAGAGGCACAAACAGTTGTTGCATTGCTGTTAGCTTGTTTGGAAATGCCTGAATATGATGAGAAAACAATTGGGGTAATTTCGTTACTGGGAGATGAACAGGCTAAGCTGATACAGAATATGCTGATTGAAAAGCTAAATCCGTCAGTATTAGAGGAACGGCGTATATTATGTGGTAATGCATCCAATTTTCAAGGCGATGAGAGGGATGTTATATTTCTTACGCTGGTTGATAGTAACGATAGTGATGGACCTCTTAGAAAGTTTTCGGAAGGTCCGGATGGCGCTAATAAGAAGCGTTATAATGTTGCTGCGAGCCGTGCAAGGGATCAGATGTGGGTGGTTCATTCACTTGATCCGTCAAAGGATTTGCAGTCTGGTGATTTAAGAAAAGAGCTTTTGGATTATGTAGCAAATCCGGCAACTTTTTCTGAGGTGGCAACTGAGATTGAAGCTCATGCAGAATCTCCTTTTGAGGAGGTAGTTGGAAAGACTTTAGTTGCGAAAGGGTATAATATCATTCAGCAGTGGCAGGTTGGTGCTTACAGAATTGATATGGTCGTCGTAGATGGCAATAAAAAGATTGCAATTGAATGTGATGGCGAGAAATACCATAGTGGTGAAGAAAAAATTCGTGAAGATATGGAACGTCAAACGATTCTTGAGCGTTTAGGATGGCGGTTTATTCGTATCAGGGGTAGTGAGTATTATCGCAATCCAGAAGAAACTATGCAGCGAGTTTTTGCTAAGATTGATAGCTTTGATATAAAACCGACAGGTTTATGTGTAGAAGCAATAGAACGGGATACGGGATTGCTTGCTCAGGTTAAAATAAAAGCAGCAGCTTTAATGGATTCTTGGGAGGAGGAAAATTCTTCGGAAGTGCTTGGGGACATGCCTTAG
- a CDS encoding HD-GYP domain-containing protein gives MENAVLALNAIRPGMFTAEPVLDNNKQIILQQDIELTSHMINLLQKWKINSVCVRPAQTETDFKSSGNPRSPNQSAYPFDFSERYHRAATLAGNVFEYMRSNEQLPYDTFHQLAHHGLYELTCEKAVLANLYRLKPSTDYTYLHAVDVGIIAGLIGRWCGFEERTVQSLILAGVMHDIGKSQIPRSILDKPSKPSDEQMDILKLHPVYGYYMVKSISDISSEIEYAILQHHERMNGGGYPAGIHAHRIHPFAKIISIADVYDALTSNRVYKKSITPFAALDILVDQIFTHFDHKYCKLFIQSALKPLIGSTVLLSDQSQAKVLYFSYFMSAKPVVQKEDGSILDLNQPHSASIVEVVKFS, from the coding sequence GTGGAAAATGCAGTTCTTGCGCTGAACGCAATCCGGCCCGGAATGTTTACAGCAGAACCTGTCTTAGACAATAACAAACAAATCATTTTGCAGCAGGATATCGAACTAACCAGTCACATGATTAATCTGCTGCAAAAGTGGAAAATCAATTCTGTTTGTGTTCGTCCCGCACAAACAGAGACAGATTTTAAATCCAGCGGCAATCCCCGTTCCCCAAATCAGTCTGCATACCCTTTCGATTTTTCCGAAAGATACCACCGGGCTGCCACGCTGGCTGGCAACGTGTTTGAATATATGCGAAGTAACGAACAGCTGCCGTATGATACTTTTCATCAATTAGCACATCATGGGTTATACGAACTAACTTGCGAAAAAGCCGTCCTGGCTAATTTGTATCGGCTAAAACCTTCTACCGATTACACCTATCTTCATGCGGTAGATGTCGGTATTATCGCCGGACTGATTGGGCGATGGTGCGGTTTTGAGGAACGCACAGTCCAGTCTTTAATCTTGGCAGGTGTAATGCATGACATCGGTAAATCACAAATTCCGCGTTCGATTTTAGACAAACCCAGTAAACCATCTGATGAGCAGATGGATATTCTCAAACTTCACCCGGTATATGGCTATTATATGGTAAAAAGCATCTCTGATATTTCATCAGAAATTGAATATGCGATCTTGCAGCACCATGAACGCATGAATGGCGGCGGCTATCCCGCCGGTATTCATGCGCACCGCATCCATCCTTTTGCCAAAATCATTTCCATTGCCGATGTGTATGATGCCCTGACCTCAAATCGCGTGTACAAAAAAAGTATCACGCCCTTTGCTGCCTTAGATATTTTAGTCGACCAGATTTTTACTCATTTTGATCACAAATACTGCAAACTTTTTATTCAATCTGCCCTGAAACCGCTAATAGGCTCCACCGTTCTGCTAAGCGACCAGTCACAAGCCAAAGTGCTGTATTTTAGTTATTTTATGTCCGCCAAACCGGTTGTGCAAAAGGAAGATGGTTCCATACTGGATTTGAATCAGCCTCATTCGGCTTCCATTGTAGAGGTCGTAAAATTCTCCTAA
- a CDS encoding helix-turn-helix transcriptional regulator: protein MSLEVNERLKFIRKYYDMTQKEFADVVGLSQGNVSGIEKGSFKPSIDTVISTCRYFGLSTEWLLLGRGPGPDGIESQTQNIEAKADPELKQMYDILKNLMQNPDPNLRGWAIVQFRKAFGEYCVTEEKKQ from the coding sequence ATGAGTCTTGAAGTCAATGAAAGATTGAAGTTCATTAGAAAATATTATGACATGACTCAAAAGGAATTTGCTGATGTTGTCGGTTTATCTCAAGGGAATGTTAGTGGTATCGAAAAAGGTAGCTTTAAGCCATCAATAGATACTGTGATATCTACATGCAGATATTTTGGACTGTCAACAGAATGGCTGCTGTTGGGAAGAGGCCCTGGACCGGACGGAATAGAGAGTCAAACGCAAAATATTGAGGCAAAAGCTGACCCAGAATTGAAGCAAATGTATGATATACTGAAGAACTTGATGCAAAATCCTGACCCCAATTTGCGCGGCTGGGCGATTGTGCAGTTTCGGAAGGCTTTTGGCGAGTATTGCGTGACGGAAGAGAAGAAACAATAA
- a CDS encoding amino acid permease encodes MPENQNLSRGLKNRHVQLLAIGGAIGTGLFLGSGRSIHLAGPSILLAYMITGVICFFVMRALGELLLSNLNYHSFVDFVRDYLGNGAAFITGWTYWFCWISLAMADVTAAGLYIQYWLPNIAQWVPSLIILVILLIMNLTAVKVFGEMEFWFALIKVVAILALIIIGTFMIIKGFSTDAGASSFANLWSNGGWFPNGVSGFILSFQMVVFAFTGIELVGLTAGETKNPEQVIPKAINNIPIRIILFYIGALLIIMSIYPWTSISPDKSPFVQVFAAVGIAAAASIVNFVVLTSAASACNSGIFSTSRMVYSLAKENNAPESMKKLTSSQVPSNATVFSAIVVLIAVIMQYIMPEGVFVLITSISTFCFIFIWAIITVCHLKYRKTNPELAAKNKFKMPLYPIINYIILAFFAFVIVTLALNEETRVALFVTPVWFIMLGVIYKILKSKLKDEEDAESNLA; translated from the coding sequence ATGCCGGAAAATCAAAATTTATCGAGAGGACTAAAAAATCGTCATGTTCAATTACTTGCGATTGGCGGTGCAATTGGTACAGGTTTATTTCTAGGTTCGGGCAGGTCCATTCACTTGGCGGGTCCATCTATTTTACTTGCGTATATGATAACAGGGGTAATTTGTTTTTTTGTTATGCGTGCTCTTGGGGAATTATTGCTTTCCAATTTAAACTATCATTCCTTTGTAGACTTTGTACGTGACTATTTAGGAAACGGAGCAGCATTTATTACTGGATGGACCTACTGGTTCTGCTGGATTTCACTTGCCATGGCAGACGTAACTGCTGCCGGACTTTATATACAGTACTGGTTGCCGAATATAGCTCAATGGGTTCCAAGCCTTATCATTCTTGTAATTTTATTGATTATGAATCTTACCGCAGTAAAGGTATTTGGTGAAATGGAATTCTGGTTTGCCTTGATTAAAGTTGTGGCAATTCTAGCACTGATTATAATTGGTACGTTTATGATTATTAAAGGATTTTCTACCGATGCCGGTGCATCCAGCTTTGCAAACCTTTGGAGTAATGGCGGCTGGTTTCCCAACGGGGTAAGCGGTTTTATCCTTTCCTTCCAAATGGTTGTATTTGCGTTTACTGGAATCGAATTAGTTGGCTTAACAGCCGGTGAAACTAAAAATCCCGAACAGGTTATTCCAAAGGCTATCAACAATATTCCAATTCGGATTATTCTTTTCTATATTGGAGCACTTCTTATTATTATGAGTATATATCCATGGACTTCAATTAGTCCGGATAAAAGCCCGTTTGTACAGGTATTTGCCGCAGTGGGAATCGCAGCAGCAGCAAGTATTGTAAATTTCGTTGTATTGACATCGGCTGCATCTGCCTGCAACAGCGGTATCTTCAGTACAAGCCGTATGGTTTATTCGCTTGCTAAAGAAAATAATGCGCCTGAGTCAATGAAAAAATTAACGTCCAGTCAAGTACCTTCTAATGCTACAGTGTTCTCAGCAATTGTCGTCTTGATTGCGGTTATTATGCAATATATTATGCCGGAAGGGGTATTTGTACTCATTACGAGTATATCAACATTCTGCTTTATTTTCATTTGGGCAATTATAACGGTCTGCCATTTAAAATATCGCAAAACGAATCCTGAACTTGCTGCTAAGAACAAATTCAAAATGCCGCTGTATCCAATCATTAACTATATAATTTTAGCATTTTTTGCTTTTGTTATAGTTACACTGGCACTTAATGAGGAAACTCGTGTAGCCCTATTTGTAACACCGGTATGGTTTATAATGCTTGGGGTGATTTACAAGATACTTAAATCAAAACTGAAAGATGAAGAAGATGCCGAAAGCAATTTAGCATAG
- a CDS encoding transposase: protein MARQARQKSGTGIYHVILRGINKQVIFEDEEDRQKFLAYLQHYKKICNYAIYGYCLMDNHIHLVLKEQEEDLSSIMKRIGVRYVAWYNRKYARCGHLFQDRFKSEVIESDEYLLNVLRYIHQNPLKAKLVKKIESFGYSSYAEYVETCRLIDRDFVLSLFSVEQERACEAFKAFMKGKINEAECMEAHDTVLLSDEDLKQIIQKQFHVKTPADLQAMKKEERDAYLRIIKRVNGVSTRQIARLTGISQSVISRA from the coding sequence TTGGCCAGACAGGCTAGGCAAAAGAGTGGGACGGGGATATATCATGTCATTTTGCGGGGTATTAATAAGCAAGTCATTTTTGAAGACGAGGAAGACAGACAAAAGTTTCTTGCGTATCTGCAGCATTATAAAAAGATTTGCAACTATGCTATTTATGGATACTGCCTGATGGACAATCATATTCATTTAGTTCTTAAGGAACAGGAAGAAGATTTGTCCAGTATTATGAAGCGTATCGGAGTGCGTTATGTGGCATGGTATAATCGGAAATATGCACGCTGCGGACATTTGTTCCAGGATCGGTTTAAAAGCGAAGTTATAGAAAGCGATGAATATTTATTGAATGTATTGCGCTATATCCATCAAAATCCATTGAAAGCAAAATTGGTAAAAAAGATAGAATCTTTTGGTTATAGTAGCTATGCTGAATACGTAGAAACTTGCCGCCTGATTGACAGGGATTTTGTTCTGAGCCTTTTTTCAGTTGAACAGGAAAGAGCATGCGAAGCGTTTAAAGCTTTTATGAAGGGGAAAATCAATGAGGCAGAATGTATGGAGGCTCATGATACGGTCCTATTGTCCGATGAGGATTTGAAACAGATTATACAAAAACAGTTCCATGTGAAAACTCCGGCAGATTTGCAAGCTATGAAAAAAGAAGAAAGAGATGCGTATTTAAGAATAATTAAACGAGTGAACGGCGTATCAACCCGTCAAATTGCACGGCTTACAGGAATCAGCCAAAGTGTAATTTCGCGGGCCTAA